The following coding sequences are from one Acinetobacter sp. ANC 7912 window:
- a CDS encoding DNA cytosine methyltransferase: protein MTSVTYKTIDLFAGIGGIRLGFEKYGCETVFASEWDEHAKKIYKDNFGDEPFGDINLIEPKDIPDHDILLAGFPCQPFSIAGKGLGFSDTRGTLFFNIEEILRVKKPKAFLLENVKRLTTHDKGNTFQTIKNKLEDLGYNLHYKVLNSLEYGGVPQKRERIYIVGFLDKVDFNFPEKLNAYRPLSEILEADEDIESKYFLSEEIRKKRFEKLKKEPPMPSIWHENIGGNISALPYSCALRAGGSYNYLVVNGIRRLTGREMLRLQGFPDTYKIDVPYTQARKVAGNSVTVTVIERIAENMINCLKSLN from the coding sequence ATGACCTCTGTTACTTATAAAACTATCGATCTTTTTGCTGGCATAGGTGGAATACGTTTAGGTTTTGAAAAATATGGCTGTGAAACGGTTTTTGCATCGGAATGGGATGAACACGCAAAGAAAATCTATAAGGACAATTTTGGTGATGAACCCTTTGGTGATATTAATCTAATAGAGCCTAAAGATATTCCTGATCATGACATTCTCTTAGCTGGTTTCCCATGCCAACCCTTTAGTATTGCGGGTAAAGGTCTAGGTTTTTCAGATACAAGAGGTACATTATTTTTTAATATTGAAGAAATATTAAGAGTAAAAAAACCGAAAGCGTTCCTGCTTGAGAATGTAAAGCGTCTAACTACTCATGATAAGGGAAATACATTTCAAACTATCAAAAATAAGTTAGAGGATCTGGGATATAACTTACATTATAAAGTATTAAATTCATTGGAATATGGTGGTGTTCCACAGAAACGAGAACGTATTTATATTGTTGGTTTCCTAGATAAAGTTGATTTCAATTTCCCTGAAAAATTAAATGCATATAGACCACTTTCTGAAATATTAGAAGCAGATGAAGACATTGAAAGCAAATATTTTTTATCTGAAGAAATTAGAAAAAAGAGATTTGAAAAACTAAAGAAAGAACCGCCTATGCCTTCAATATGGCATGAAAATATTGGTGGTAATATTTCAGCACTTCCATATTCATGTGCGTTAAGAGCTGGGGGGAGTTACAATTATTTAGTGGTAAATGGTATACGACGTTTAACCGGACGTGAGATGTTACGTTTACAAGGTTTTCCAGACACTTATAAAATTGATGTGCCTTATACTCAAGCGAGGAAAGTTGCTGGTAATTCAGTAACGGTTACAGTGATAGAA